In one Calderihabitans maritimus genomic region, the following are encoded:
- a CDS encoding efflux RND transporter periplasmic adaptor subunit — protein MKKVSLIAFMMVMASLLLLLGGCAGRETARTESEETESVPVEVHRVSRGDISSATTLTGTVEAALQVDVVPKVGGKVSEVTVEVGDRVQKGQVLVRLDSREIRAQLKQALANLAAAQAGGRQSYVRHEDAKKNLERMEQLFEEGAISQQQLDAARLQYEVARPELAEAQVKQAKAAVEMARVQLENTVIEAPASGLVAFRYVDPGEMAAPGVPVVTIVDIDTVKVVCYLTERDINRVKVGQEVQVKVAAVSENPFTGKITVIGPAADPRRKSYPIEISIPNPDHILKPGMFAKVILPSETRKDVLWVPQEAILEEGNKETVFVVEEGQALVREIMVGISDGKKAEVVRGLQEGEEVVVKGQHRLHHGISVTVQGGDR, from the coding sequence GTGAAAAAGGTAAGTTTGATTGCATTTATGATGGTAATGGCAAGCCTGTTACTTCTGCTCGGTGGATGTGCCGGCCGGGAGACGGCCCGTACCGAGTCGGAGGAAACGGAGTCGGTACCGGTAGAAGTACATCGGGTCTCCAGGGGTGATATTAGCAGCGCTACCACTCTCACCGGAACGGTTGAAGCTGCGCTTCAAGTAGATGTGGTGCCTAAAGTGGGCGGCAAGGTCTCCGAAGTGACCGTGGAGGTAGGAGATAGGGTACAAAAAGGCCAAGTCCTGGTGCGTTTGGACAGCAGGGAAATTCGGGCCCAGTTAAAGCAGGCGCTGGCTAATCTGGCTGCTGCTCAGGCAGGAGGACGGCAATCTTACGTTCGCCATGAGGATGCTAAAAAGAACCTGGAACGGATGGAGCAATTGTTCGAGGAAGGAGCTATTTCACAGCAGCAGCTCGATGCCGCGCGGCTGCAGTATGAAGTAGCAAGGCCGGAACTGGCCGAAGCGCAGGTGAAACAGGCGAAGGCTGCGGTAGAGATGGCCCGGGTGCAGTTGGAGAACACAGTGATTGAAGCACCGGCCAGTGGATTGGTGGCTTTTCGCTATGTTGATCCGGGCGAAATGGCGGCTCCAGGTGTTCCCGTTGTCACCATTGTGGATATTGATACTGTGAAGGTTGTCTGCTACCTAACGGAAAGGGATATAAACCGGGTGAAAGTGGGACAGGAGGTTCAGGTCAAGGTTGCTGCTGTCTCCGAAAACCCTTTTACCGGCAAGATAACGGTTATCGGCCCGGCGGCAGATCCCCGCAGAAAAAGTTATCCCATTGAGATAAGCATTCCTAACCCGGACCATATACTTAAACCGGGTATGTTTGCAAAAGTGATACTGCCTTCGGAAACCCGAAAAGATGTACTTTGGGTTCCCCAAGAGGCTATTCTGGAAGAAGGAAATAAGGAGACTGTTTTTGTAGTTGAAGAAGGTCAAGCTTTGGTTCGGGAAATTATGGTAGGTATCAGTGACGGGAAAAAGGCGGAAGTTGTTCGTGGTTTGCAGGAAGGAGAAGAAGTGGTAGTGAAGGGACAACACAGGCTGCATCACGGTATTTCGGTGACCGTTCAGGGTGGTGACCGGTAA